One window of Amaranthus tricolor cultivar Red isolate AtriRed21 chromosome 13, ASM2621246v1, whole genome shotgun sequence genomic DNA carries:
- the LOC130798548 gene encoding calcium-transporting ATPase 12, plasma membrane-type, translated as MVIKSYALHTDYCTLLSTMSTTMTRARKRWHFAGAAIYSIRAFLSVLKNTNQSITYQQSYTALDVEPDSPATPPSSCVDATKLADIVKEKNIDALRTIGGVHKIATALRTNEASGISGSEHDIGWRKDRFGLNTYKRPSSKGFLYFVWNAFKDLTLIILLVCAILAFGFGVKLHGIEKGWYEGGSIFVAVFLVVFVTAISNFKQDRQFNKLSKISDNIMISVVRDSRPQQISIFDIVVGDVVILKIGDQIPADGLYIDGQSLLIDESSMTGESDHIEVNSTSNPFLHSGSKVGDGYGRMMVTSVGMNTSWGEMMSSINRDITEQTPLQVRLDGLTSAIGKVGLLVAFLVLVVLFVRYFTGNTSEEDGNKKFTDSKKDINSVLSSVVRIISAAVTIVVVAIPEGLPLAVTLTLAYSMKRMMADHAMVRKLSACETMGSATVICTDKTGTLTLNQMQVTKAWIGEEECSRATNPSVLEYLRQGVALNTTGVVYIPYEGGVPEISGSPTEKAILSWAIKELDMNMETIKQSCSILQVESFNSTKKRSGVMIKKEFDDTIYVHWKGAAEIILSMCAYYYTAAGIKTEMDEVARRRIGLLIEGMAASSLRCIAFAHREVSHKDLVYEDENNKPKLTEDDLTLLGIVGLKDPCRPEVRKAVDVCKRAGVKIKMITGDNIFTAKAIAAECGILGYQQQEGEVVEGVEFRNYTHEERMQKVDRICVMARSSPLDKLLMVQCLKQKGEVVAVTGDGTNDAPALKEADIGLSMGIQGTEVAKESSDIIILDDDFSTVTNVLRWGRCVFNNIQKFIQFQLTVNVAALVINFIAAISAGEVPLTAVQLLWVNLIMDTLGALALATERPTKELLDKPPVGRTAPLITNIMWRNLLSQALYQITVLLVLQFRGMDIFNVDTKKKNTLIFNTFVLCQVFNEFNSRRMEKKNIFQGIHRTPLFIGIIAITLILQVIMVMFLKNFANTVNLNWKQWAACIIIAFVTWPIGFLVKFIPVPEEPIFSSLPRLAARTRKLIFSSKIVV; from the coding sequence atggTTATAAAATCATATGCCCTGCATACTGATTATTGTACTTTGCTTAGTACCATGAGCACAACCATGACACGTGCGAGGAAACGTTGGCACTTTGCTGGTGCAGCCATCTATTCCATTCGGGCATTTCTTTCTGTCCTTAAAAACACTAACCAGAGTATCACTTATCAGCAGTCTTATACAGCACTTGATGTTGAACCTGATAGTCCTGCAACACCACCTTCGTCTTGTGTCGATGCAACAAAGCTAGCTGACATCGTGAAGGAGAAGAATATCGATGCACTTCGAACGATTGGCGGTGTGCACAAGATTGCTACCGCTCTGAGGACTAATGAGGCAAGTGGCATTTCAGGGAGCGAACATGATATTGGGTGGAGAAAAGATAGGTTTGGGTTGAATACGTATAAGAGGCCTTCTTCGAAAGGATTCCTTTATTTTGTATGGAATGCCTTTAAGGATCTTACCCTTATTATACTTTTGGTTTGTGCAATTCTTGCTTTTGGTTTTGGGGTTAAACTACATGGTATTGAAAAAGGGTGGTATGAAGGAGGAAGTATATTTGTGGCTGTTTTTCTTGTTGTTTTTGTTACTGCTATAAGTAACTTTAAACAAGATAGACAGTTTAACAAACTGTCAAAAATTAGTGATAATATAATGATTAGTGTTGTGCGGGATAGTAGGCCACAACAAATCTCGATTTTCGATATTGTTGTTGGagatgttgtgattttaaagatTGGGGATCAAATACCAGCTGATGGGTTGTACATAGATGGACAATCTTTGCTGATAGATGAGTCTAGTATGACAGGGGAAAGTGATCATATTGAGGTGAATTCTACGAGTAACCCGTTTCTTCATTCGGGTTCAAAAGTTGGTGATGGGTATGGAAGGATGATGGTTACTTCGGTTGGGATGAATACTTCATGGGGCGAGATGATGAGTTCGATTAATCGTGATATAACAGAACAAACTCCGTTACAAGTGAGACTCGATGGGTTAACATCAGCAATAGGGAAGGTTGGTTTGCTTGTTgcttttcttgttcttgtagTGTTGTTTGTTAGGTATTTCACCGGAAATACAAGCGAAGAGGACGGAAACAAGAAGTTTACTGATAGTAAAAAGGATATTAACTCGGTACTTAGTTCTGTGGTTCGTATAATCTCTGCTGCAGTCACAATTGTGGTTGTAGCAATTCCAGAGGGCTTGCCATTGGCTGTAACACTCACACTTGCTTATTCGATGAAAAGGATGATGGCAGATCATGCGATGGTGAGAAAACTCTCGGCTTGTGAGACAATGGGGTCTGCCACGGTCATTTGCACTGATAAAACCGGAACTCTGACATTGAATCAGATGCAAGTGACTAAGGCATGGATTGGGGAAGAAGAATGCTCTCGAGCAACTAATCCTAGTGTTCTTGAGTATCTCCGACAAGGAGTTGCTTTAAACACAACGGGTGTAGTATACATACCATACGAAGGAGGAGTACCGGAGATTTCAGGAAGCCCAACTGAGAAAGCAATTCTTTCTTGGGCAATCAAGGAATTGGACATGAATATGGAGACGATAAAGCAAAGTTGTTCAATTCTTCAGGTCGAGAGTTTCAACTCAACGAAGAAAAGAAGTGGGGTAATGATAAAGAAAGAGTTTGATGACACTATATATGTGCACTGGAAAGGAGCAGCAGAAATAATTCTATCAATGTGCGCGTACTATTACACTGCTGCAGGAATAAAAACGGAGATGGATGAAGTTGCAAGGAGAAGAATCGGACTACTAATTGAGGGCATGGCAGCTAGCAGTCTCCGCTGTATTGCGTTTGCTCATAGAGAGGTCTCCCATAAAGATTTAGTGTATGAAGATGAAAACAATAAGCCAAAGCTTACAGAAGATGATTTGACCTTATTGGGGATTGTAGGTCTAAAGGATCCATGTCGTCCAGAGGTTAGGAAGGCGGTAGATGTCTGCAAAAGAGCCGGagtaaaaatcaaaatgatcaCAGGAGACAACATTTTCACAGCAAAAGCCATAGCTGCAGAGTGCGGCATACTTGGATATCAACAACAGGAAGGCGAAGTTGTCGAAGGAGTCGAATTTCGAAACTACACACACGAAGAACGAATGCAAAAGGTTGACAGAATATGTGTAATGGCAAGATCATCACCCCTCGATAAGCTATTAATGGTTCAATGCTTAAAGCAAAAGGGTGAAGTCGTTGCAGTTACTGGAGACGGCACAAATGATGCACCAGCTCTCAAAGAAGCAGATATCGGACTTTCAATGGGAATCCAAGGAACCGAGGTAGCTAAAGAGAGTTCAGATATCATCATCCTAGATGACGATTTCAGCACTGTTACAAACGTATTAAGATGGGGGCGATGTGTTTTTAACAACATACAAAAGTTCATTCAATTCCAACTTACAGTAAATGTGGCCGCACTTGTAATCAACTTTATAGCAGCAATATCAGCAGGAGAAGTTCCTTTGACAGCAGTTCAACTTTTATGGGTGAATCTCATAATGGATACATTAGGAGCTCTTGCCCTCGCTACGGAACGCCCTACTAAAGAGCTACTCGACAAGCCCCCGGTTGGAAGAACAGCACCTCTCATAACCAACATTATGTGGAGAAATCTCCTATCCCAAGCCTTGTATCAGATCACCGTGCTCCTAGTATTGCAGTTCCGAGGTATGGACATCTTCAACGTCGACACGAAAAAAAAGAATACGCTCATATTCAACACCTTTGTTTTATGCCAAGTTTTCAACGAATTCAATTCGAGAAGGatggaaaagaaaaatatattccaAGGTATTCACAGAACTCCTTTGTTTATTGGAATTATTGCCATAACACTCATTCTTCAGGTCATAATGGTAatgtttttgaaaaattttgctAATACTGTGAATTTAAATTGGAAACAATGGGCTGCTTGTATTATCATTGCATTTGTTACATGGCCTATTGGTTTTCTAGTTAAATTCATTCCAGTTCCAGAAGAACCCATCTTCAGTTCTCTACCAAGATTAGCAGCCCGAACCAGAAAGTTGATATTTAGCTCCAAAATTGTTGTATAA